A genome region from Candidatus Palauibacter soopunensis includes the following:
- a CDS encoding class I adenylate-forming enzyme family protein gives MTGPAPAATPRDRDANLGYWLRDASDAFPNRVALIDLSHSVPREVTYAELDERMDRVANLLSDAGIGMGDRFALSVGNRFEFVEILFGGMRCGAVPVPLNFKLSEASLAYIVRDAACRAAFVETAVTGRSAAVVERSGIERRWDVGRAGRKLEGGGAGWLDYESALAGSSARFDPPRLGAGHPAFQPYTSGSTGRPKGVVLSHEGQLWWVRCLRKYWPSDPGDRALVAVPFYHKNAMAGAVKPLLQAGASVVVLPGFSPESFLRTLSEYRCTQVGAVPAVFAMALDHADLIAELDFSALRKVTLGSAPVQPELMRAVERAFDVEVGESYGLTEGGPVMIGPAPDGRPTPRGSCGAAWPEGEIKLVRDGSANPEYGELWVRNPGVTTGYHNLPEVNAARIRDGWLATGDLFFRDGEGFYYFRGRTDDMFNSGGENIYPKEVEDLLLSHPDVLDAAVVPVPHALKGAVPAAAVTLGTGASVTAEALKRYTLERGPAYAHPRCIAIVEEMPLTGVGKVDRAAILGVLGHAEADAE, from the coding sequence GTGACCGGCCCCGCGCCGGCCGCCACCCCCCGCGACCGCGATGCCAACCTCGGATACTGGCTTCGCGACGCCTCCGACGCCTTCCCGAACCGGGTCGCGCTGATCGACCTGTCGCATTCCGTCCCCCGCGAGGTCACGTACGCCGAACTCGACGAGCGGATGGATCGCGTGGCCAACCTCCTCTCGGATGCCGGCATCGGGATGGGCGACCGCTTCGCGCTGAGCGTCGGCAACCGCTTCGAATTCGTCGAAATCCTCTTCGGGGGAATGCGCTGCGGGGCTGTCCCGGTACCCCTCAACTTCAAGCTGTCGGAGGCGTCGCTCGCCTATATCGTGCGAGACGCGGCTTGCCGCGCCGCGTTCGTCGAGACCGCGGTGACGGGGCGCTCGGCCGCGGTCGTCGAACGGTCGGGGATCGAGAGACGGTGGGACGTGGGCCGCGCGGGCCGGAAGCTCGAGGGGGGAGGCGCCGGCTGGCTCGACTACGAGAGCGCCCTCGCCGGATCGTCAGCCCGGTTCGATCCGCCGCGGCTCGGCGCCGGCCACCCGGCATTTCAACCCTACACGTCGGGATCGACCGGCAGGCCGAAAGGCGTCGTCCTTTCCCATGAAGGACAACTCTGGTGGGTGCGCTGTCTGCGGAAGTACTGGCCGTCCGACCCCGGCGACCGGGCTCTCGTCGCCGTCCCCTTCTACCACAAGAACGCGATGGCCGGGGCTGTAAAGCCCTTGCTGCAGGCCGGGGCCTCGGTCGTCGTCCTGCCGGGCTTCTCCCCGGAATCCTTCCTGCGGACCCTCAGCGAGTACCGCTGCACGCAGGTCGGCGCCGTCCCCGCCGTGTTCGCGATGGCCCTCGATCACGCGGATCTGATCGCGGAGCTGGATTTCTCGGCACTTCGGAAGGTCACGCTGGGGTCCGCCCCGGTGCAGCCCGAACTGATGCGCGCGGTCGAGCGGGCGTTCGACGTCGAAGTCGGCGAGAGCTACGGGCTCACCGAAGGCGGGCCGGTCATGATCGGGCCGGCGCCCGACGGACGCCCGACGCCGAGGGGAAGCTGTGGCGCGGCGTGGCCGGAGGGAGAGATCAAGCTCGTGCGCGACGGCAGCGCAAACCCCGAATACGGAGAGCTGTGGGTCCGGAATCCCGGCGTCACCACCGGCTATCACAACCTCCCCGAGGTGAACGCGGCTCGAATCCGGGACGGCTGGCTCGCCACGGGCGATCTCTTCTTCCGGGACGGAGAGGGCTTCTACTACTTCCGCGGCCGCACCGACGACATGTTCAACTCCGGTGGCGAGAACATCTATCCGAAGGAGGTGGAGGACCTGCTGCTGTCCCATCCGGATGTCCTCGACGCGGCCGTCGTACCCGTGCCCCACGCCCTGAAGGGTGCGGTCCCGGCCGCGGCGGTCACGCTCGGCACGGGGGCGAGCGTCACGGCCGAAGCGCTCAAGCGGTACACGCTCGAGCGGGGGCCCGCGTACGCGCACCCCAGATGCATCGCGATCGTGGAGGAGATGCCGCTCACGGGGGTGGGGAAGGTCGACCGGGCGGCGATTCTCGGCGTGCTCGGACACGCGGAAGCGGACGCGGAGTGA
- the hemC gene encoding hydroxymethylbilane synthase, whose translation MNPPLVVGARRSPLSRVQATWVGERLRERWPEVPIEYRFISTAGDRDPGTPLPEIGGKGLFTEDLERALREGDIDVAVHSLKDLPADLPDGLMLGAVPSREDPRDVLVIRDSVVSAPRDADGCRLLRRLPAGARVGTSSLRRAAQLLAARTDLDPRPIRGNVDTRLRKLEDGRFEALILAAAGLRRLGLWPRGAYVLDDGWLPAPGQGALGLQCRAGQDGMATRVRALDDPTARQEVTAERALLAALEGGCRVPIAARASLRGEDLLLRAAVYDVDGGPPVEAAETGSAAAAVALGRRLAEHMLEAGAARLVERARRLSP comes from the coding sequence GTGAACCCGCCGCTCGTGGTCGGGGCGCGGCGGTCCCCCCTGTCGCGGGTGCAGGCGACCTGGGTGGGAGAACGGCTGCGCGAACGCTGGCCGGAGGTGCCCATCGAATACCGGTTCATCTCCACCGCCGGGGACCGGGATCCCGGGACGCCGCTTCCGGAGATCGGGGGCAAGGGGCTGTTCACGGAAGACCTCGAACGCGCGCTCCGGGAGGGAGACATCGACGTTGCGGTGCATTCCCTGAAGGACCTTCCGGCGGACCTTCCCGATGGATTGATGCTGGGCGCCGTCCCTTCCCGGGAAGATCCACGCGACGTGCTCGTCATCCGCGATTCGGTGGTTTCCGCGCCGCGGGACGCGGACGGCTGCCGCCTCCTGCGACGTCTGCCCGCCGGCGCGCGCGTCGGCACGTCATCGCTGCGCCGCGCCGCGCAACTGCTCGCCGCCCGAACCGACCTCGACCCGCGGCCGATCCGCGGGAACGTCGACACCCGGCTCCGCAAGCTGGAGGACGGTCGCTTCGAGGCCTTGATCCTGGCGGCGGCCGGGCTCCGGCGCCTGGGCCTGTGGCCCCGCGGCGCATACGTCCTGGACGATGGCTGGCTGCCGGCCCCCGGACAGGGTGCGCTCGGGCTCCAGTGTCGAGCCGGCCAGGACGGCATGGCCACCCGCGTGCGAGCGCTCGACGATCCGACCGCCCGTCAGGAGGTGACAGCGGAACGGGCGCTCCTGGCGGCGCTCGAGGGGGGGTGCCGGGTCCCCATCGCGGCCCGCGCGTCGCTGCGGGGGGAAGACCTGCTCCTCCGCGCGGCCGTCTACGACGTGGACGGTGGCCCGCCGGTCGAAGCCGCCGAGACGGGGTCCGCCGCAGCGGCCGTCGCGCTCGGGCGGCGCCTGGCGGAGCACATGCTGGAGGCGGGGGCGGCCCGCCTCGTGGAGCGGGCGCGGCGGCTCAGCCCGTGA
- a CDS encoding HmuY family protein, giving the protein MATGAVRREERAGGSRPVVLYAAGAAFLFVIVVVVAGSFVRPDPLTFIPTPIAPQPPLAGFVVDTVTIDARDGSRWVHFDFDKRSAVDGPLAGWDLALNRYHVVVNGGTGYPGAGGAITIGAPWEAVTEAPASGYATTEGALGDGPATPGLERWYRYGFFSHLLEPKDETYVIRTAEGRYAKLRILSYYCPQATPGCVTLVYGYQGDGSRRLTG; this is encoded by the coding sequence ATGGCAACGGGGGCGGTGAGGCGCGAGGAACGGGCGGGCGGAAGCCGGCCGGTCGTGTTGTACGCCGCGGGTGCCGCGTTCCTGTTCGTCATCGTCGTCGTCGTGGCCGGCTCGTTCGTGAGGCCCGATCCGCTGACGTTCATCCCCACGCCCATCGCCCCGCAGCCTCCATTGGCTGGGTTCGTGGTGGACACCGTGACGATCGATGCGCGGGACGGCTCGCGATGGGTCCACTTCGACTTCGACAAGAGGAGCGCGGTCGATGGGCCGCTCGCGGGCTGGGATCTCGCCCTCAACCGGTACCACGTGGTCGTGAACGGCGGAACCGGATACCCGGGGGCCGGCGGGGCCATCACCATCGGTGCGCCGTGGGAGGCCGTGACCGAGGCTCCGGCGTCCGGCTACGCGACGACGGAGGGTGCGCTGGGGGATGGCCCGGCGACGCCCGGACTCGAACGCTGGTATCGGTACGGGTTCTTCTCCCACCTACTCGAACCGAAGGATGAGACGTATGTGATCCGGACCGCGGAGGGGCGTTACGCGAAGCTGAGGATCCTGAGCTACTACTGCCCGCAGGCGACGCCGGGATGCGTGACCCTCGTGTACGGATACCAGGGAGACGGTTCGCGTCGCCTCACGGGCTGA
- a CDS encoding P-loop NTPase produces MNSGIRTYREVDELHSDLPDQMAAQDERVSARLAAVARVVAVMSGKGGVGKSLVSALLATAFAQRGDRVGLIDADLNGPSVPRLLGIEPGTLVEGPDGLEPPTSGAGVRVMSMGLLLEPERALAWREPIDAGFVWRGAQERGALREFLADVAWGELDVLLVDLPPGTQRLAELHALVPRLAGILTVTIPSAASRDSVARSLDMARTRGVRLLGVVENMSGVLCDACGSLVPLHVGDAGEALAGGFDVPLLARLPFDPALGAAADDGDLESWVAGPGPAAEALGRLADKL; encoded by the coding sequence ATGAATTCCGGAATCCGCACCTATCGCGAAGTCGACGAACTGCACTCGGATCTGCCCGATCAGATGGCGGCGCAGGATGAGCGCGTGTCCGCCCGGCTGGCGGCGGTGGCGCGGGTCGTCGCCGTGATGAGCGGCAAGGGCGGGGTGGGGAAGAGCCTCGTCTCCGCCCTTCTTGCGACCGCGTTTGCCCAACGCGGGGATCGCGTCGGCCTGATCGACGCGGATCTGAACGGCCCCAGCGTTCCCCGCCTCCTCGGCATCGAACCGGGGACGCTGGTGGAGGGGCCGGACGGACTCGAGCCGCCCACTTCCGGGGCGGGCGTGCGCGTCATGTCGATGGGGCTCCTCCTGGAACCGGAGCGGGCCCTCGCCTGGCGCGAACCCATCGACGCCGGTTTCGTGTGGCGCGGCGCCCAGGAGCGCGGCGCCCTGCGGGAGTTCCTCGCGGATGTCGCCTGGGGGGAACTGGATGTCCTGCTCGTCGACCTGCCGCCGGGTACCCAGCGTCTCGCCGAACTGCACGCCCTCGTCCCCCGGCTGGCGGGAATCCTCACGGTCACGATCCCGAGCGCCGCCTCGCGCGATTCCGTGGCCCGCTCGCTGGACATGGCCCGGACACGCGGCGTGCGCCTGCTGGGGGTGGTCGAGAACATGTCGGGAGTCCTCTGCGACGCCTGTGGATCTCTCGTCCCGCTGCACGTCGGAGACGCGGGCGAGGCTCTGGCGGGCGGATTCGACGTTCCGCTCCTCGCCCGGCTTCCCTTCGACCCCGCCCTGGGGGCCGCGGCCGACGACGGCGATCTCGAGTCGTGGGTGGCCGGGCCGGGGCCCGCGGCGGAGGCGCTCGGGCGCCTGGCCGACAAGCTGTGA
- a CDS encoding PCP reductase family protein — MKFLCLECDRQMAFDERAVPGDGTMAAVFKCPACGRKTAMLANPMETQLVSSLGVKVGGRTVPDANFEGIRSGVATGRDEAFESPPEASAGPVRWSVEAVERLGHVPSFVRGMVKKIYNEYARERGIEEMTPAVMDRARSDLGLEGM; from the coding sequence GTGAAGTTTCTCTGCCTGGAATGCGACCGGCAGATGGCGTTCGACGAACGCGCCGTGCCGGGAGACGGCACGATGGCCGCTGTCTTCAAGTGTCCCGCCTGCGGGCGGAAGACGGCGATGCTGGCCAACCCCATGGAAACGCAGCTCGTCAGTTCCCTCGGCGTAAAGGTGGGCGGCCGCACGGTGCCCGACGCGAATTTCGAGGGCATCCGCAGCGGGGTCGCCACCGGCAGGGACGAAGCCTTCGAGTCGCCCCCCGAGGCGAGCGCGGGGCCCGTCCGGTGGAGCGTGGAGGCGGTGGAGCGGCTCGGCCACGTCCCCTCGTTCGTGCGGGGAATGGTGAAGAAGATCTACAACGAGTACGCGAGGGAGCGGGGGATCGAGGAGATGACCCCGGCCGTCATGGACCGCGCGCGCTCCGATCTCGGATTGGAGGGGATGTGA
- a CDS encoding ferredoxin has protein sequence MTEGAPDPLLEREVHGVRAVVDRDLCVGFGDCIEEAPEAFDLDEDGVAVFTTPEHASRKRFLEACASCPVDAITVWEDGIEIVP, from the coding sequence GTGACGGAAGGCGCTCCGGACCCGCTGCTCGAACGGGAGGTTCACGGCGTCCGCGCGGTGGTGGACCGCGACCTGTGCGTGGGGTTCGGTGACTGCATTGAGGAAGCGCCGGAGGCGTTCGATCTCGACGAGGACGGCGTGGCCGTGTTCACGACCCCGGAACACGCGTCGCGAAAGCGTTTCCTGGAGGCGTGCGCGTCCTGCCCGGTCGACGCGATCACCGTCTGGGAGGACGGGATCGAGATCGTCCCTTGA
- a CDS encoding ABC transporter ATP-binding protein, which translates to MNPDAVPPLVAARGVSYTYPDGSPALRELSLEVRSGERLGLLGPNGCGKSTFLRLLGGDRVPGLRRDVSVDGARQRWLAPDQPALRPWLSGRENAAALLELHGDRPAEARAAADAWIERFGLSGDADRPAGAYSSGMRRRLALAVAFGARSRLLLLDEPLAGLDPGGRTAFAAALADHRAAGGTAVLSAHDPGFAAEHCDRVAFIVDGRCEVADTPARLLERIGIRPRVEIRFPAGGRPDRDALGPAPDGVRPASWGESRLLLEVRDPSRALPETLAWVLRTGASVVSVDVREPGLADAFVILTGRDLEETAEDTA; encoded by the coding sequence TTGAACCCCGACGCCGTTCCGCCGCTCGTCGCGGCCCGGGGCGTCAGCTACACGTACCCTGATGGGAGCCCCGCCCTTCGCGAACTCTCGCTCGAGGTCCGGAGCGGGGAACGACTCGGGCTCCTCGGCCCGAACGGGTGCGGCAAATCGACCTTTCTTCGACTCCTCGGAGGCGACAGGGTCCCGGGCCTCCGGCGAGATGTCTCGGTGGACGGCGCCCGTCAACGCTGGCTCGCGCCGGACCAGCCGGCTCTGCGGCCCTGGCTCAGCGGGCGCGAGAACGCCGCCGCGCTGCTCGAACTTCACGGCGACCGCCCCGCGGAGGCGCGGGCCGCGGCCGACGCCTGGATCGAGCGTTTCGGCCTGTCGGGCGATGCGGACCGTCCGGCAGGCGCTTATTCGAGCGGGATGCGCCGACGCCTCGCTCTCGCGGTCGCGTTCGGCGCGCGGTCCCGGTTGCTCCTCCTGGACGAACCGCTGGCCGGCCTCGACCCCGGGGGCCGCACGGCGTTCGCCGCCGCGCTCGCCGACCATCGGGCCGCCGGAGGCACCGCCGTGCTTTCCGCCCATGACCCCGGCTTCGCCGCGGAGCACTGTGACCGCGTGGCGTTCATCGTCGACGGACGTTGCGAGGTGGCGGACACTCCGGCCCGGCTACTCGAACGGATCGGGATCCGCCCACGGGTCGAGATCCGCTTCCCGGCGGGAGGGCGTCCCGACCGCGATGCCCTCGGGCCCGCCCCGGACGGTGTGCGCCCCGCCTCCTGGGGGGAAAGCCGCCTGCTCCTCGAGGTCCGGGACCCGAGCCGCGCGCTCCCGGAGACGCTTGCGTGGGTGCTGCGCACCGGAGCCTCCGTCGTCTCCGTGGATGTCCGGGAGCCCGGCCTTGCGGACGCCTTCGTGATCCTGACGGGGCGGGATCTAGAAGAGACCGCGGAGGACACCGCGTGA
- a CDS encoding ABC transporter permease codes for MTVWRLAWRSALRRRRLFAWNVAVPLLLLTPVALSEAAAPHRVAVFGVFIVFFGAFGSAIPAVRDSRDGWLDEILRAGYPALRWLLERTLAGTAIDTLQLVPTLLVLLWSAGGLRAAPLVLLATLGTLWFANLLGPLIAAAVRSLAEAALASAALSLLLLHFAGFFRTPAPGWTSLVADWNPYTPLRAALGAAVGPMSMDDSVWLRSLLVAAGVTFGAAIFAADWSRRLRWPRTL; via the coding sequence GTGACGGTCTGGCGTCTGGCGTGGCGGTCGGCTCTCAGGCGGCGGCGGCTCTTCGCCTGGAACGTGGCCGTACCGCTCCTCCTTCTCACCCCCGTAGCGTTGAGTGAAGCCGCGGCGCCGCACCGGGTCGCCGTGTTCGGCGTGTTCATCGTCTTCTTCGGCGCGTTCGGCTCGGCGATCCCGGCTGTGCGGGATTCACGGGACGGCTGGCTCGACGAGATCCTGCGCGCCGGGTATCCGGCCCTCCGCTGGCTGCTGGAGAGGACCCTGGCCGGAACCGCGATCGACACGCTGCAGCTCGTCCCGACCCTGCTCGTCCTCCTGTGGTCCGCCGGAGGCCTGCGGGCGGCCCCCCTCGTTCTTTTGGCGACCCTCGGAACACTCTGGTTCGCGAACCTCCTGGGCCCCCTCATCGCCGCCGCCGTCCGGTCGCTGGCCGAGGCCGCCCTCGCTTCCGCGGCCCTTTCCCTTCTCCTGCTGCACTTCGCCGGCTTTTTCCGGACGCCCGCGCCCGGCTGGACATCTCTCGTCGCCGACTGGAATCCGTACACCCCGCTCCGGGCCGCTCTGGGGGCGGCCGTCGGGCCGATGTCCATGGACGATTCGGTGTGGCTTCGCAGCCTTCTCGTCGCGGCCGGCGTCACCTTCGGGGCCGCGATTTTTGCCGCGGATTGGAGCCGCCGCCTCCGCTGGCCGAGGACTCTCTAG
- a CDS encoding universal stress protein produces the protein MYREVFAPVDNSRESDWAVDRAIELCARFGGRITGSHVYAARLHDIRFRQLEIGLPAQFQEPAEIRRQRKIHDKLIEKGLQLISDSFLDQLHRRCTEAGVTITRQLLEGINYEEIINEANRGGGRLPSLIGFDPNIAHNYDGSEKQRTDVRLGENGRLVAEDEEQEDKLAGTSGRDYDLVAIGAHGLGRQERSRLGGVVARSLRGIEKDALIIRDDRPLEGGKWLVGVDGSAYAYKGLRIALEMAREYGAKVYIASAFDVQYHHVVFHNIKDVLSVQASKVFKFEEQEELHNNIIDKGLLRLCKANIKRAQVMASEYPEVEIETQVLIGKPFDALLKWADEIDPSLLVVARHGSHRIEGTDLGSQADNLVHLSDTNVLLIGTENVRPEEIPWIEEDGEAGLEWAPEAEVRILRVPPFALGIARKAVEEFVLEHYGPGSRYAAAFVPNPKDEKQYRAAPPPDGDAAAGNGASGTAKVARDALETGAAPSIAEVGQAANGRGNAESEKAELWNRDQLPVVTNERLDEAIKKLLPTHMQLVMGIGDAEELALAEVKANEAMKRTVVETSDADAFETPLPVMAKCPVTDNQIPRDRTAADPIVWTHEAFDRLGRVPLIARPLARNTVERFARDQGMWRVTTVVMDENKDAMIAADEFDLDTMLVMFNELKAKQARAEAAGVDGMSEEMKRFIEEAKASGVTRCPIRDIEQQAEDCPVDFKMVSPDDARAAVEKFARTELGDESGADVGPASEQGSREK, from the coding sequence ATGTATCGAGAGGTATTTGCCCCGGTCGATAACTCGCGCGAGTCGGACTGGGCCGTAGACCGCGCCATCGAACTCTGTGCTCGCTTCGGGGGCCGCATCACCGGCTCTCACGTCTATGCCGCACGCCTTCACGACATCCGGTTCCGCCAGCTCGAAATCGGGCTCCCGGCCCAGTTCCAGGAACCGGCCGAGATCCGCCGGCAGCGCAAGATCCACGACAAGCTGATCGAGAAGGGGCTCCAGCTCATCTCGGACAGCTTCCTGGACCAGCTCCACCGCCGCTGTACCGAAGCCGGCGTGACCATCACGCGGCAGCTCCTCGAGGGCATCAACTACGAGGAGATCATCAACGAGGCGAACCGCGGCGGCGGACGTCTCCCGAGCCTCATCGGCTTCGATCCCAACATCGCCCACAACTACGACGGCAGCGAGAAACAGCGTACGGACGTCAGGCTGGGCGAGAACGGCCGACTGGTAGCCGAGGACGAGGAGCAGGAGGACAAGCTCGCGGGCACCTCCGGTCGCGACTACGACCTCGTCGCCATCGGCGCCCACGGTCTCGGGCGCCAGGAGCGGAGCCGCCTCGGCGGCGTTGTGGCGCGCTCTCTCCGCGGGATCGAGAAGGACGCGCTCATCATCCGCGACGACCGGCCGCTCGAGGGCGGCAAGTGGCTCGTCGGCGTGGACGGATCGGCCTACGCCTACAAGGGACTCCGGATCGCGCTCGAGATGGCCCGCGAATACGGCGCCAAGGTCTACATCGCGAGCGCCTTCGACGTGCAATACCACCACGTCGTCTTCCACAACATCAAGGACGTGCTCTCCGTCCAGGCCTCGAAGGTGTTCAAGTTCGAGGAACAGGAAGAACTCCACAACAACATCATCGACAAGGGCCTGCTCCGCCTCTGCAAGGCGAACATCAAGCGGGCCCAGGTGATGGCAAGCGAGTATCCCGAGGTCGAGATCGAGACGCAGGTGCTCATCGGCAAGCCTTTCGACGCGCTCCTCAAGTGGGCCGACGAGATCGACCCTTCGCTGCTCGTCGTGGCCCGCCACGGCTCGCACCGCATCGAGGGCACGGACCTCGGCTCGCAGGCCGACAACCTCGTCCACCTCTCGGATACGAACGTGCTCCTCATCGGGACCGAGAACGTGCGGCCCGAAGAGATCCCCTGGATTGAGGAGGACGGCGAGGCCGGGCTCGAGTGGGCGCCCGAGGCGGAGGTGAGGATCCTGCGCGTGCCGCCGTTCGCCCTCGGGATCGCGCGCAAGGCCGTCGAGGAGTTCGTCCTGGAACACTACGGGCCGGGGAGCCGTTACGCGGCCGCCTTCGTCCCGAATCCGAAGGATGAGAAGCAGTACCGGGCGGCGCCGCCGCCCGACGGAGACGCCGCGGCCGGCAATGGGGCGAGCGGCACCGCGAAGGTGGCGCGCGACGCGCTCGAGACCGGCGCGGCCCCTTCGATCGCGGAGGTCGGACAGGCCGCCAACGGGCGCGGGAACGCCGAGTCGGAAAAGGCGGAGCTCTGGAACCGCGACCAGTTGCCGGTCGTGACCAACGAACGCCTCGACGAGGCGATCAAGAAGCTCCTCCCGACCCACATGCAGCTCGTGATGGGGATCGGCGATGCGGAGGAACTCGCCCTCGCGGAGGTGAAGGCGAACGAGGCGATGAAGCGCACCGTCGTGGAGACGAGCGACGCCGACGCTTTCGAGACCCCGCTTCCCGTGATGGCGAAGTGCCCGGTGACGGATAACCAGATCCCTCGTGACCGCACGGCCGCCGACCCGATCGTCTGGACGCACGAGGCATTCGACCGTCTGGGGCGCGTGCCGTTGATCGCGCGTCCTCTCGCCCGGAATACGGTCGAGCGCTTCGCCCGCGACCAGGGCATGTGGCGCGTGACGACGGTCGTCATGGACGAGAACAAGGACGCGATGATCGCGGCCGACGAGTTCGACCTCGACACGATGCTCGTGATGTTCAACGAGTTGAAGGCGAAGCAGGCGCGGGCCGAAGCCGCCGGCGTCGACGGCATGAGCGAGGAGATGAAGCGCTTCATCGAAGAGGCGAAGGCCTCCGGTGTGACGCGCTGTCCCATCCGCGACATCGAGCAGCAGGCGGAAGACTGTCCCGTCGACTTCAAGATGGTCTCGCCCGACGATGCCCGCGCGGCGGTCGAGAAGTTCGCGCGCACGGAACTGGGAGACGAATCGGGAGCAGACGTCGGTCCCGCTTCGGAGCAGGGATCGCGCGAGAAGTGA
- a CDS encoding radical SAM protein: MTGAPLAAEAVAHRSATVAGPLWDGAPAAASPRTEPDVAIPHVVAWNLTRRCNLACAHCYISAGSWHAAANELDTAACFRIVDQILEVSPSPLLILSGGEPLVRSDLEEIAAYASERGATVTVGTNGTGLTDERIASLKAAGVQGVALSVDSLDPRYHDRFRHGEGALEDTLAAVDRLAQHRLDFLIQFTVTRGNRDELDAIAAWADAKGAVCLNVYFLVETGRGEGMRGLAPAENDAIVTRLAELQRDYRGRLMIRSKCQPQLMRHVYERDPDSPLLNYRTRCPCGVQYCRITPEGKVTPCPYMPEVAGDLSDASFGEIWHEATVFRLLRNGEPGGKCGRCEYRALCGGCRARAYAVDGDLLGPDPSCAYEPAPGIADAIEPSRPVTYGSAAEQKLRWSAEADARLSAIPSFVRGVVAERVEKFARERGYAEVTLDVMTEVRRAMPVDFSKRMPFFARSRRSAGRGEKR; this comes from the coding sequence GTGACCGGGGCTCCGCTGGCCGCGGAAGCTGTCGCGCACCGGAGTGCCACCGTCGCCGGTCCCCTCTGGGACGGCGCCCCCGCCGCCGCGTCGCCGCGCACCGAACCCGACGTCGCGATCCCGCACGTTGTCGCCTGGAACCTGACGCGCCGCTGCAATCTCGCCTGCGCCCACTGCTATATTTCCGCCGGATCCTGGCACGCGGCCGCCAACGAACTCGATACCGCGGCCTGCTTCCGCATCGTCGATCAGATCCTCGAAGTGAGTCCATCCCCGCTCCTCATACTCAGCGGGGGGGAGCCTCTCGTGCGCTCCGATCTCGAGGAGATCGCGGCCTACGCCTCCGAGCGCGGCGCAACCGTGACCGTGGGCACGAACGGCACCGGACTCACCGATGAACGCATCGCCTCGCTGAAGGCGGCCGGCGTGCAGGGGGTCGCCCTGAGCGTCGACTCGCTCGATCCGCGCTATCACGACCGCTTCCGGCACGGCGAAGGTGCTCTCGAAGACACGCTCGCGGCGGTCGACCGGCTGGCACAGCACCGCCTCGACTTCCTCATCCAGTTTACGGTCACGCGCGGGAACCGGGACGAACTCGATGCCATCGCGGCCTGGGCGGATGCGAAGGGCGCCGTCTGCCTCAACGTCTATTTCCTCGTCGAGACGGGCCGGGGAGAGGGAATGCGCGGCCTCGCCCCCGCGGAGAACGACGCGATCGTGACCCGGCTGGCCGAACTCCAGCGGGACTACCGCGGGCGGCTCATGATCCGCTCCAAGTGCCAGCCGCAACTCATGCGGCACGTGTACGAACGGGATCCGGACTCTCCGCTCCTGAACTACCGGACGCGCTGCCCCTGCGGCGTCCAGTACTGTCGCATCACGCCGGAGGGCAAGGTGACGCCGTGCCCGTACATGCCGGAGGTGGCCGGCGACCTCTCCGACGCTTCCTTCGGCGAGATCTGGCACGAGGCGACGGTCTTCCGGCTGCTGCGCAACGGCGAACCGGGCGGAAAGTGCGGACGCTGCGAGTACCGCGCGCTCTGCGGCGGCTGCCGTGCCCGCGCGTACGCGGTGGACGGAGACCTGCTCGGTCCGGATCCTTCGTGCGCCTACGAGCCGGCGCCCGGCATCGCGGACGCGATCGAGCCGAGCCGGCCCGTCACGTACGGCTCGGCGGCCGAGCAGAAGCTTCGGTGGAGCGCGGAGGCCGATGCGCGGCTCAGCGCCATCCCCAGCTTCGTGCGCGGCGTGGTGGCCGAACGGGTGGAAAAGTTCGCCCGCGAGCGCGGATACGCCGAAGTGACGCTCGATGTGATGACCGAGGTCCGCCGGGCCATGCCGGTGGACTTTTCGAAACGGATGCCCTTCTTCGCCCGCAGTCGGCGGAGCGCGGGACGGGGGGAAAAGCGATGA